One window from the genome of Commensalibacter oyaizuii encodes:
- a CDS encoding transketolase: MTGMQGVLGKNDKDRLLKLSQIAAEIRIDIVNTIAAAKMGHIGGDFSVTDILVSLFFGVMNYKSQEPHWADRDRFILSKGHCSAALYSVMAKAGYFKHEQLGEFMQPLSFLGGHPNRRKLAGIEANTGPLGHGLPIGVGCATGAKLAKKTCRTFVVLGDGELQEGSNWEAAMYAGHRKLENLMAIVDRNRLQQGAGTEDTNALDPLPDKWRSFGWDAYELDGHNFQELLEVMDAPFTGKPKVIIANTIKGKGVSFIENRVEWHHKVPSAEQNVQAIKELTHS; encoded by the coding sequence ATGACTGGTATGCAAGGGGTTTTGGGTAAGAATGACAAAGATCGCCTGCTGAAATTAAGTCAAATTGCTGCTGAAATTCGTATTGATATTGTGAATACTATAGCGGCGGCAAAAATGGGGCATATTGGGGGGGATTTTTCTGTCACGGATATTTTAGTTTCTTTATTTTTTGGCGTGATGAATTATAAGTCACAAGAACCACATTGGGCTGATAGAGACAGATTCATTTTGTCAAAGGGGCATTGTTCGGCAGCTTTATATTCCGTAATGGCCAAAGCAGGCTATTTTAAGCATGAACAACTTGGTGAGTTTATGCAGCCATTATCCTTTTTAGGGGGACATCCCAATCGTCGTAAACTTGCTGGTATTGAAGCCAATACAGGTCCATTAGGGCATGGACTACCAATTGGTGTTGGCTGTGCGACAGGTGCCAAACTGGCGAAAAAAACATGCAGAACTTTTGTTGTATTGGGTGATGGGGAACTGCAAGAAGGCTCTAATTGGGAGGCTGCTATGTATGCGGGACATCGTAAACTTGAAAATCTGATGGCTATTGTTGATCGTAATCGTTTGCAACAAGGTGCAGGCACCGAAGATACAAATGCTCTTGACCCTTTGCCAGATAAATGGCGCTCTTTTGGGTGGGATGCGTATGAACTTGATGGTCATAATTTTCAAGAGTTATTGGAGGTTATGGACGCACCGTTTACAGGAAAACCAAAAGTCATCATTGCCAATACAATTAAAGGAAAAGGGGTTTCCTTTATTGAAAATAGAGTGGAATGGCATCACAAGGTTCCTTCCGCTGAGCAAAATGTTCAAGCTATTAAGGAGTTAACCCACTCATGA
- a CDS encoding sugar-binding transcriptional regulator — protein sequence MTTTDELRFIARVARMYYLDNMKQPDISKQLYISQATVSRLLKKAVAKNIVQISINEPENTFLELEEQIKEYFNLSGVIIAACEQDQEDQIILRIGQAAAQFFSTTMQQNEVIGISSWSESLLSMVNHLHHNFKVSARKIIQIQGGIGSPTAKKHASILSSTLAKITRAELVLLPAQGIFGSTKARTILMNDPYVKATLSQFKEITMALVGIGPISLTKLLADSGNILTEAEMTTITQKQAVGDICLHFYDNKGTPLKTAIDQRVIGITLEQLKKIPRVIGVAGGKNKTDAILGALYGRLVNVLVTDQYTAMRIIRRITPKIQL from the coding sequence ATGACAACCACAGACGAATTAAGATTTATTGCCAGAGTAGCCCGAATGTACTACCTCGACAATATGAAACAACCTGATATTTCTAAACAATTGTACATTTCACAGGCAACAGTATCACGTTTGTTAAAAAAAGCGGTGGCAAAAAATATTGTACAAATTTCAATTAACGAACCAGAAAATACGTTTTTAGAACTGGAAGAACAAATTAAAGAATATTTTAATTTATCAGGGGTTATTATTGCTGCTTGTGAACAAGATCAAGAAGATCAGATTATTTTACGTATAGGACAGGCCGCAGCCCAGTTTTTTTCCACAACAATGCAACAAAATGAAGTTATTGGTATTTCATCTTGGAGTGAATCTTTACTCAGTATGGTTAATCATTTACACCATAATTTCAAAGTATCAGCAAGAAAAATTATTCAAATTCAAGGGGGGATTGGCAGCCCGACAGCAAAAAAACATGCCTCTATATTGAGTTCAACGCTTGCTAAAATTACTCGCGCGGAACTAGTCTTACTACCAGCACAAGGGATTTTTGGCTCAACAAAAGCTAGAACGATTTTAATGAATGATCCTTACGTCAAAGCTACACTGTCTCAATTCAAAGAAATCACTATGGCACTCGTTGGTATTGGCCCTATTTCACTAACTAAATTGCTCGCTGACAGTGGCAACATCCTAACCGAAGCAGAAATGACAACAATTACACAAAAACAAGCCGTCGGTGATATTTGCTTGCATTTTTATGACAATAAAGGAACTCCTTTAAAAACCGCTATCGATCAACGAGTTATTGGAATTACACTAGAACAGCTTAAAAAAATCCCTAGGGTCATCGGCGTTGCTGGGGGGAAAAATAAAACTGATGCTATCCTTGGTGCACTATACGGACGTTTAGTCAATGTTTTAGTTACCGACCAATATACAGCAATGCGTATCATTCGAAGAATTACACCTAAAATACAATTATAA
- a CDS encoding transketolase family protein, translating into MTSSLQQETFDCRKIFAETLIELARQNERIVVVCNDSVGSSNLNDFKKEFPDRLINVGIAEQNMIGVAAGLANSGFIPFVSCAGPFLSGRALEQVKADVAYNMYPVILCAQSPGVSYGELGPTHHSIEDFSWIRALTDITLLSPADPKQTKDAILWAAKANKPVYMRVNRFKIPKTTPEHSPFEVGKALVLKKGKDVTLITTGILVSRALEASSILEEQGISTRVLNIHTINPLDKEAILAAASETRGIVTMEEAITTGGLGAAVAEVVVEHHPTKMRILGVSHFAPTGSASFLLDHFGLSVENIVKSAYELVR; encoded by the coding sequence ATGACATCTTCACTTCAACAAGAAACATTTGATTGTCGGAAAATCTTTGCTGAAACTTTGATAGAATTGGCACGTCAAAACGAACGTATTGTCGTTGTTTGTAATGATTCTGTTGGTTCTTCTAACCTAAACGATTTTAAAAAAGAATTTCCAGATCGTTTAATCAACGTTGGTATTGCTGAACAAAATATGATCGGGGTTGCAGCAGGATTAGCCAATAGCGGTTTTATTCCATTTGTTAGTTGCGCTGGACCATTTTTAAGTGGTCGTGCTTTGGAACAGGTTAAGGCTGATGTCGCTTATAATATGTATCCAGTTATCTTATGTGCGCAAAGTCCAGGAGTATCGTACGGAGAATTGGGGCCAACCCATCATTCAATTGAAGATTTTTCTTGGATAAGAGCACTAACAGACATTACATTGCTTAGCCCTGCTGATCCTAAGCAAACCAAGGATGCTATTCTGTGGGCGGCCAAGGCAAATAAACCAGTTTATATGCGTGTGAATCGTTTTAAAATTCCTAAAACTACACCAGAACATTCGCCTTTTGAAGTGGGCAAGGCATTGGTGCTAAAAAAAGGGAAAGATGTCACATTAATTACAACAGGTATTTTAGTGTCTCGTGCATTAGAGGCCTCATCCATACTTGAAGAGCAAGGTATTTCGACGCGAGTTTTGAATATTCATACGATTAATCCACTTGATAAAGAGGCCATACTTGCTGCTGCCAGCGAAACACGTGGTATTGTAACAATGGAAGAAGCCATTACAACAGGGGGATTAGGTGCGGCAGTTGCAGAAGTGGTAGTAGAGCATCATCCAACTAAAATGCGAATTTTGGGAGTATCACATTTTGCACCCACAGGTTCCGCCTCTTTTTTATTGGATCATTTTGGGCTTAGTGTCGAAAATATTGTCAAGTCAGCTTATGAATTAGTGAGGTAA